In one Lolium rigidum isolate FL_2022 chromosome 3, APGP_CSIRO_Lrig_0.1, whole genome shotgun sequence genomic region, the following are encoded:
- the LOC124695645 gene encoding adenylate isopentenyltransferase 3, chloroplastic-like produces the protein MESKGMNGQSPKPKVVFVLGATATGKSKLAIALAQQFDGEVINSDKIQMYDGVPVITNKVTEEECAGVPHHLLGGVHPDADFTAEDFCREASAAIARILAAGRLPVVAGGSNTYIEALVEGDNAAFRAAYDCLFIWLDATPELLEWYTALRVDDMVQRGLAHEARAVFDAGNADYSRGVRRAIGLPEMHDYLLLLELTEREGAVAEAVDLAERFDHAVRQIKANTFGLVLAQQAKIQRLSGMEGWDVRRVDATIVFACMAAGLGQEAWETVVWEPCQEMVKRFLETQTFIPDAADKLPTDLELDEEMAKVFHGFTISPDAAGDAVLALPAVHKDKEAAKGAAPGEGDGDGGNAGVGEAGPDAAGGEGSHAV, from the coding sequence ATGGAGTCCAAGGGCATGAACGGCCAGTCCCCCAAGCCCAAGGTCGTCTTCGTGCTGGGCGCCACGGCCACCGGGAAGTCCAAGCTCGCCATCGCCCTCGCCCAGCAGTTCGATGGCGAGGTGATCAACTCTGACAAGATCCAGATGTACGACGGCGTGCCGGTAATCACAAACAAGGTCACTGAGGAGGAGTGTGCCGGCGTGCCTCACCACCTCCTCGGCGGCGTGCACCCGGACGCCGACTTCACCGCTGAGGACTTCTGCCGCGAGGCGTCCGCGGCCATCGCCCGCATCCTCGCCGCGGGCCGTCTCCCCGTCGTCGCAGGTGGGTCCAACACCTACATCGAGGCGCTGGTGGAAGGCGACAACGCGGCGTTCCGCGCCGCCTACGACTGCCTCTTCATCTGGCTTGACGCCACGCCGGAGTTGCTGGAGTGGTACACAGCGCTCCGTGTGGACGACATGGTGCAGCGCGGGCTGGCGCACGAGGCGCGCGCCGTGTTCGACGCCGGGAACGCGGACTACAGCCGAGGCGTGCGCCGCGCCATCGGGCTTCCCGAGATGCACGACTACCTGCTGCTGTTGGAGCTAACTGAGCGCGAAGGCGCTGTGGCAGAGGCGGTCGACCTCGCGGAGAGGTTCGATCACGCCGTGCGCCAGATCAAGGCCAACACCTTCGGACTGGTGCTGGCGCAGCAGGCCAAGATCCAGCGCCTCAGCGGGATGGAAGGCTGGGACGTCCGCCGCGTCGACGCCACCATCGTGTTCGCCTGCATGGCCGCCGGCCTCGGACAGGAGGCCTGGGAGACGGTCGTGTGGGAGCCATGCCAGGAGATGGTCAAGCGCTTCCTGGAGACCCAGACTTTCATCCCCGATGCAGCTGACAAACTGCCTACTGATCTGGAGTTGGACGAGGAGATGGCCAAGGTTTTTCATGGGTTCACTATATCGCCAGATGCAGCCGGCGATGCCGTTCTGGCCCTGCCAGCGGTGCACAAGGACAAGGAGGCCGCGAAAGGAGCTGCCCCCGGTGAAGGCGACGGTGATGGAGGCAATGCCGGCGTTGGAGAGGCTGGTCCAGATGCAGCTGGTGGAGAGGGGTCACACGCAGTCTAA
- the LOC124698384 gene encoding protein PFC0760c-like — protein sequence MAASAAHVAALAAVLLFLPTLLAPVAAQQAKAKAFCISQFAIASQACSILPPSPPEDDHEHHDDDDDDDDDDDDDEHDDDDDHGGDGDRRVHHRHGHAAVINFASLGQLLANNDSGHVARNGTGGHLARNGTGHHGGNHTRRGRGRGRGRLRGRGGRGRRGRVRDGDEDPDHDDDHEEDPDHDDDHDEDPDHDDDHEDDDDEDDHDDDDDSDHDHDHDDHDHEHHHDEELRAYRDCCRWLQEVQKDCVCEALLRLPPFLVKPQHKYVVRVGRTCRIVYRCGGV from the coding sequence ATGGCGGCATCGGCTGCCCACGTCGCGGCGTTGGCcgccgtcctcctcttcctccccaccCTCCTCGCGCCCGTCGCCGCGCagcaggccaaggccaaggccttcTGCATCAGCCAGTTCGCCATCGCCAGTCAGGCCTGCTCCATCCTGCCTCCCAGCCCGCCCGAGGACGACCACGAgcaccacgacgacgacgacgatgatgatgacgacgatgacgacgatgagcacgacgacgacgacgatcacGGCGGAGACGGTGACCGCCGCGTCCATCACCGCCATGGACATGCGGCGGTGATCAACTTCGCCTCCCTCGGCCAGCTTCTGGCGAACAACGATAGCGGCCACGTTGCCAGGAACGGCACCGGCGGCCACCTCGCCAGAAACGGCACCGGCCACCACGGCGGCAACCACACCCGCCGCGGGCGCGGACGTGGACGAGGGCGTCTCCGCGGGCGCGGTGGGCGCGGCCGGCGTGGGCGTGTgcgcgacggcgacgaggacccCGACCATGACGACGACCACGAGGAGGACCCCGACCATGACGACGACCACGACGAGGATCCCGATCACGACGACGaccatgaggacgacgacgatgaggatgaccacgacgacgatgacgactccgaccacgaccacgaccacgacgaccacgaccacgagcaCCACCACGACGAGGAGCTCCGGGCGTACCGCGATTGCTGCCGGTGGCTGCAGGAGGTGCAGAAGGACTGCGTCTGCGAGGCGCTCCTGCGGCTGCCGCCGTTCCTCGTCAAGCCGCAGCACAAGTACGTCGTCCGGGTCGGACGGACGTGCAGAATCGTCTACCGCTGCGGTGGCGTCTAG